Proteins from one Dysgonomonas sp. HDW5A genomic window:
- the mnmD gene encoding tRNA (5-methylaminomethyl-2-thiouridine)(34)-methyltransferase MnmD — translation MEQEVRIESTADGSHTLFVPSLNEHYHSVNGAKQESDHIYIKAGLLHLLKDDIKILEIGFGTGLNAYLSFQVTQNTAKRIDYTSLELYPLSMDIVGQLNYVESGEPENKEYFTQLHACDWGKRNEITSSFYLTKIQTDFSKLDFPLYLDTTFDVIYFDAFAPEKQSEMWSQRIFDTLYTLTNKEGILTTYCAKGVVRRMLLQAGYNVERLAGPPGKREILRATKL, via the coding sequence GTTCCTTCTCTTAATGAGCATTATCATTCGGTGAATGGGGCAAAACAGGAATCCGATCATATTTATATAAAAGCAGGTCTATTACATTTGCTCAAGGATGATATAAAAATACTCGAAATAGGTTTTGGTACAGGACTTAATGCATATCTCTCTTTTCAGGTTACCCAGAATACAGCTAAAAGAATAGATTACACAAGTCTTGAGCTTTATCCGCTATCAATGGACATCGTTGGACAATTAAATTATGTGGAGAGCGGTGAGCCTGAGAATAAAGAATACTTTACTCAACTTCATGCTTGTGACTGGGGTAAAAGGAATGAGATAACATCCTCTTTTTATCTGACCAAAATTCAAACTGATTTTAGTAAATTAGATTTTCCATTATACCTGGATACCACCTTTGATGTAATTTACTTTGATGCTTTTGCTCCCGAGAAGCAATCGGAGATGTGGTCACAGAGAATATTTGATACCTTATATACTTTAACAAACAAGGAGGGTATTCTTACTACCTATTGTGCTAAAGGAGTTGTCAGACGTATGTTATTACAAGCCGGCTATAATGTAGAGCGTTTAGCGGGTCCTCCCGGAAAACGGGAAATTTTAAGAGCCACCAAATTATGA